CCCACGCGACAAAGGTCCAGGCCGCACCGTGCCAGAGGCCGCCGAGGAGCATGGTCAGCATCAGGTTAATGTATGTGCGGGCGGGTCCTTTCCGGTTCCCTCCAAGGGGAATATACAAGTAATCGCGCAACCACGAAGATAAGGAAATGTGCCAGCGCTTCCAGAAATCTGAAAAGCCGATGGCCGCGTACGGGTAGCGGAAATTTTCCGGTAGCGAAAAGCCAAGGCACAGGGCTGCCCCAATCGCAATGGTCGAGTATCCGGCAAAATCAAAAAAGATCTGCCCCCCGAAAGCAAGGGCTCCCAACCAGGCATCGATGAAGGGCACGGACTCCGCTGCGCCAAAGACGGCATCCGCTGAAGGGGCGAGAAAGGTGTCCGCCATCACGATTTTCTGGAACATCCCGAGGGTCATTAATCCGAGACCCCACATCAGTTGGGGATGCGTTGCCTGATGCTCCTTCTTGAACTGCGGTATCAGCTGCTTGGGCCGGACAATTGGACCAGCGACCAGTTGCGGGAAAAAGGTGACGAAGAGGGCGAAGTCCAGAAAGGAATTTGTCGGCGGGCTGTTGCGACGGTAAACATCGATCGTGTAGGACATTGTCTGGAAGGTATAGAAGGAAATACCGACCGGAAGAATGATACTCGCCATCGCCGGATGGTAATCGAATCCGTAGGCCCCCGCCGCCGCGACAAAGTTGTCCAGCAGGAATCCCCCATACTTGAAAAACCCGAGCATCCCGAGGTTGGTCCCCATGCTGACCAGCAGCCAGGCCCGGCGCACGGCCAGCCTCTCGCTTTTGGCAATCCGGCCCGCTGCGACATAGTCCACCACCGTCGATAACCACAACAGAAGCACAAAGGGCGGATTCCACGCCGCATAGAATAGATAACTTCCCAGCAGCAGGTTCAACTTCTTCCATCTCCAGCCAATCGGCAGGTGGTGCAACGCCAGAACAATGGCAAAGAAGATGACAAAGGTTAAGGAATTGAACAACATACAATTAAGATTCTGCTTATAACTGCGTAAAGCTGCACTTATTCTAAAACAAGTCTAAAACCGGCTTTCCTCCTGAATACAATTGACCGGGCGCCCCCGGATTATTCCTTTAGGGACAAGCGTCTAAAGACACAAAACACCAATCTGAACAGCAAATGCCCTTCCGTTTCATAGCCGGCCCGGATGACTTCCTCGTACAGCGCAAGGCGCGCGAGGAATGGGAGTCCATGGCGAAAGAGTTCAGCGATCCGAATTCCCTCGAGGAAGTGGACGGACAGGCCGGAACCATCGACGAGGCCGAGAAGGCGATCAATCAGTTCATCAGCTCAGTGCAGACTGTCTCCATGTTCACGCCGGAGAAAGCCGTCTGGTTCAAGAATATCACTTTCCTGGCCGACAGTGTGACGGGCCGCTCCAAGACGACGGTGGAAGCGGTCGAGCGAATGCAGGACCTACTGGACAACTTCGATGATCCAGCGGT
This region of Oceanipulchritudo coccoides genomic DNA includes:
- a CDS encoding MBOAT family O-acyltransferase, translating into MLFNSLTFVIFFAIVLALHHLPIGWRWKKLNLLLGSYLFYAAWNPPFVLLLWLSTVVDYVAAGRIAKSERLAVRRAWLLVSMGTNLGMLGFFKYGGFLLDNFVAAAGAYGFDYHPAMASIILPVGISFYTFQTMSYTIDVYRRNSPPTNSFLDFALFVTFFPQLVAGPIVRPKQLIPQFKKEHQATHPQLMWGLGLMTLGMFQKIVMADTFLAPSADAVFGAAESVPFIDAWLGALAFGGQIFFDFAGYSTIAIGAALCLGFSLPENFRYPYAAIGFSDFWKRWHISLSSWLRDYLYIPLGGNRKGPARTYINLMLTMLLGGLWHGAAWTFVAWGALHGFYLWLEKGCARIFAGKEWTQKSTVRLLTGLATFALITLTWVFFRAPDFATASRILLSMFGLGADGAPVLTTTDMLLTSVVVVFLFAFSWILRDRMVEDVVGRMPWWLGACAWAGMLVLIILTQGGGGAFIYFQF